In Chryseobacterium lactis, a single genomic region encodes these proteins:
- the folE gene encoding GTP cyclohydrolase I FolE — protein MVDFTDNDDDIFTGKEHTPIREDAFDKSPQEKIEKITELFGEIMETLGLDMTDDSLKDSPKRVAKMYVNEIFGGLLPENKPGISTFSNKYKYRQMLVEKDITVYSFCEHHFLPIIGRAHVAYISNGEVIGLSKINRIVDYYAKRPQVQERLTMQIVEALKEALGTKNVACIIDAKHLCVNCRGIKDTASSTITAELSGIFRTNPITRQEFLHYVGSHAKLD, from the coding sequence ATGGTTGATTTTACCGATAACGACGATGATATTTTCACAGGAAAAGAACATACGCCTATAAGAGAAGATGCTTTTGATAAATCGCCACAGGAAAAAATTGAAAAAATCACCGAACTTTTCGGAGAGATTATGGAAACACTGGGCCTGGATATGACGGATGATTCTCTAAAAGATTCCCCAAAACGTGTTGCCAAAATGTACGTCAATGAGATTTTTGGTGGGCTTCTCCCTGAAAATAAACCGGGGATCTCTACTTTTTCCAATAAATACAAATACCGCCAGATGTTGGTGGAAAAAGATATTACCGTATATTCCTTTTGTGAACACCACTTTTTGCCGATTATAGGAAGAGCACATGTTGCTTACATCTCAAATGGTGAGGTAATCGGACTTTCAAAAATTAACAGAATTGTGGATTATTACGCAAAAAGACCACAAGTTCAGGAAAGGTTAACAATGCAGATTGTAGAAGCTCTGAAAGAAGCTTTAGGCACAAAAAATGTAGCCTGTATCATTGATGCTAAGCACCTTTGTGTAAACTGCAGAGGAATTAAAGATACTGCAAGCTCTACAATTACTGCCGAATTAAGCGGAATATTCAGAACGAATCCTATTACAAGACAGGAATTCTTACATTATGTAGGAAGCCATGCAAAGCTGGATTAA
- a CDS encoding DinB family protein, protein MNYQILKNIIDTELQRFQNISEEEWNYKASSEKWSKKEIIGHLCDSAFTNIRRFVVTQYKENENIIYDQDAWVKAQNYQNVPTSDLIGLWKMLNYQVVQIVENIPDEALQRTCDTTKTKPQVFTLEFIINDYVDHMKHHLKAI, encoded by the coding sequence ATGAACTACCAGATCCTTAAAAATATTATTGATACAGAACTTCAGAGATTTCAAAACATTTCTGAAGAAGAATGGAACTATAAAGCAAGCTCTGAAAAATGGTCGAAAAAAGAAATTATAGGACATCTTTGTGACAGTGCTTTTACAAATATCCGTAGATTTGTAGTCACTCAGTATAAAGAGAACGAAAATATTATATATGATCAGGATGCCTGGGTAAAAGCCCAGAACTATCAGAATGTTCCTACTTCAGATCTGATTGGTCTGTGGAAAATGCTGAATTATCAGGTTGTCCAAATTGTTGAAAATATTCCGGACGAAGCGCTGCAAAGAACTTGCGATACCACCAAAACAAAACCTCAGGTTTTTACATTGGAATTTATTATCAACGATTATGTAGATCATATGAAGCATCATTTAAAAGCGATTTAA
- the cysS gene encoding cysteine--tRNA ligase produces the protein MQLKIYNSLTAEKEIFKPILEGNVGMYVCGPTVYSNVHLGNVRTFLSFDFIYRTLMHLGYKVRYVRNITDAGHLTDDGNVDNDRFVKQTRLEKLEPMEIVQKYTVDFHKVLDMFNLLPPNIEPTATGHIVEQIELTQKLIDTGFAYESNGSVYFDVLEYNKRGLNYGELSKRNIEELFANTRDLDGQGEKKNPQDFALWKKASPAHIMRWNSPWGEGFPGWHLECTAMSTKYLGETFDIHGGGMDLKFPHHECEIAQGKACNGAAPVHYWMHANMLTMNSQRMSKSTGNYILPMQLVTGDNDFFEKPFHPTIVRFCFLQAHYRSVLDISNDAMIASEKGFIRLMEAVKVLNSVTPDDNKESGFSLKEWKNKAYEALTDDFNSPILIAHLFEAVKYIFALNDGKETISTEDLQDLTTTLNAFIFDVLGLQTVEENNNEKLDQTLKVLIELRNQARKSKNFDLSDQIRDKLLAEGIELKDGRDGTSYVLN, from the coding sequence ATGCAATTAAAAATATATAACTCGCTTACAGCAGAAAAAGAAATATTCAAACCTATTTTAGAAGGAAACGTAGGAATGTACGTCTGTGGACCTACCGTATACAGTAATGTTCACCTGGGAAATGTCAGAACTTTCCTTTCCTTTGATTTTATCTACCGTACCTTAATGCATTTAGGGTATAAAGTACGATATGTAAGAAATATTACCGATGCCGGGCACCTTACCGATGATGGTAACGTAGATAACGACCGATTCGTGAAGCAAACCAGACTTGAAAAGCTGGAACCCATGGAAATCGTGCAAAAATATACCGTAGACTTTCACAAAGTTCTTGATATGTTTAATCTGCTTCCCCCCAATATTGAACCTACAGCTACAGGACATATTGTAGAACAGATCGAGCTTACTCAAAAATTGATAGATACAGGTTTTGCCTACGAAAGCAATGGTTCAGTGTACTTCGATGTATTAGAGTACAATAAAAGAGGGTTAAACTACGGCGAACTTTCAAAACGTAATATAGAAGAACTTTTCGCCAATACCCGCGACCTTGATGGGCAGGGGGAGAAGAAGAATCCTCAGGATTTTGCCCTGTGGAAAAAAGCATCTCCGGCTCACATTATGAGATGGAATTCTCCTTGGGGAGAAGGTTTCCCTGGATGGCACCTGGAATGTACTGCCATGAGTACTAAATATTTAGGTGAAACATTCGATATTCATGGAGGAGGAATGGACTTGAAATTCCCACACCATGAATGTGAAATAGCTCAAGGAAAAGCTTGCAATGGAGCTGCACCGGTACATTACTGGATGCATGCCAATATGTTGACGATGAATTCTCAGCGTATGAGTAAATCTACAGGAAATTATATCCTTCCGATGCAATTGGTAACAGGGGATAATGACTTCTTTGAAAAACCTTTCCATCCGACAATTGTACGTTTCTGCTTCCTGCAGGCACATTACAGAAGTGTTTTAGATATTTCCAATGATGCGATGATTGCCAGTGAAAAAGGATTTATCCGATTGATGGAAGCAGTAAAAGTATTAAACTCAGTTACTCCTGATGACAATAAAGAATCTGGTTTCAGCCTTAAAGAATGGAAGAATAAAGCCTATGAAGCCTTAACAGATGATTTCAACTCTCCAATCCTTATCGCCCACTTATTTGAAGCAGTAAAATATATTTTTGCTTTAAATGATGGTAAAGAAACAATCTCAACAGAAGATCTTCAAGATTTAACAACAACATTGAATGCCTTTATCTTTGATGTCTTAGGATTACAAACGGTAGAAGAAAACAATAATGAAAAGCTTGATCAGACCTTAAAAGTTTTGATTGAACTGAGAAATCAGGCCAGAAAATCCAAAAACTTTGACCTTTCAGACCAGATCAGAGACAAGCTCCTTGCTGAAGGTATCGAATTAAAAGACGGAAGAGACGGAACATCCTATGTTCTGAATTAG
- a CDS encoding T9SS type A sorting domain-containing protein produces the protein MKKHLFPLFLLLVGIHAQAQQDFFAITGKDTQSINFNDFRALDVANGRSGESIFSADSPARVFSQSRKGVVTEDRNSYNNSQAVTMAALAYDPSNNNLVYMPMFSSNIYVLNPQTKEMSLVENNVVRVTSCDINSHITRMTAGSNGSIYAMNNSGTQFVEINNKGGQYTVNDLGIVKDDVSNGKNSFTTIETGFGGDMIADSDNNFYVFAASGNVFKVLTKELKAKFVGKIAGIPDNYSVNGSAVNAQGKVVIASAKGAPMYEVDVLTLQAKKLPGEQNLHIYDLASKYFVNNKTTSVNALTNLDIYPTKVDEHYINVHGNDRSLKGNVKLTVFDMSGKNVLSQNLSVKDSSLDQKVYLKGLLSGAYIISLADESGKALLNKKILVTK, from the coding sequence ATGAAAAAACATTTATTCCCTCTCTTTTTGTTGTTGGTTGGTATTCATGCTCAGGCACAACAAGATTTTTTTGCGATTACAGGAAAAGATACACAAAGTATTAATTTCAATGATTTTAGAGCACTGGATGTTGCGAATGGCAGGTCTGGGGAAAGTATTTTTTCAGCTGATTCTCCGGCACGGGTATTTTCACAGAGCAGAAAAGGTGTTGTAACTGAAGACAGAAATTCATACAATAATTCTCAAGCCGTTACTATGGCTGCACTTGCTTATGATCCATCGAATAATAATCTTGTGTATATGCCGATGTTTTCTTCTAATATTTATGTTTTAAATCCTCAGACCAAAGAGATGAGTTTGGTTGAAAACAATGTAGTTAGAGTGACATCTTGTGACATCAACTCTCATATTACAAGGATGACTGCCGGGTCTAATGGAAGTATTTATGCAATGAATAATTCCGGAACCCAATTTGTGGAAATAAATAATAAAGGTGGACAATATACAGTTAATGATTTAGGGATTGTCAAGGATGATGTGTCTAATGGTAAAAATTCTTTTACTACGATCGAAACCGGCTTTGGAGGAGACATGATTGCTGATTCGGATAATAATTTTTATGTTTTCGCGGCTTCCGGAAATGTTTTTAAAGTTTTGACTAAAGAATTAAAGGCAAAGTTCGTGGGTAAAATTGCTGGAATTCCGGATAATTATTCTGTGAATGGTTCTGCTGTAAATGCTCAGGGAAAGGTTGTGATAGCCAGTGCAAAAGGTGCTCCTATGTATGAAGTAGATGTATTGACTTTACAGGCAAAGAAGCTTCCTGGAGAACAAAATTTACATATATATGATCTGGCAAGTAAATATTTCGTCAATAATAAAACTACCTCTGTTAATGCATTGACGAATCTTGATATTTATCCAACGAAGGTAGATGAGCATTATATCAATGTTCATGGTAATGATAGAAGTTTGAAGGGGAATGTGAAACTGACTGTTTTTGATATGTCCGGGAAGAACGTTTTAAGTCAGAACTTATCTGTGAAGGATAGTTCTTTGGATCAAAAGGTTTATTTAAAAGGTTTGCTTAGTGGCGCTTACATTATAAGCCTTGCAGATGAATCAGGAAAAGCATTGTTGAACAAAAAGATTCTTGTCACGAAGTAA